One stretch of Mus pahari chromosome 5, PAHARI_EIJ_v1.1, whole genome shotgun sequence DNA includes these proteins:
- the Nhlh1 gene encoding helix-loop-helix protein 1, translating to MMLNSDTMELDLPPTHSETESGFSDCGGGPGPDGTGSGDPGVVQVRSSELGESGRKDLQHLSREERRRRRRATAKYRTAHATRERIRVEAFNLAFAELRKLLPTLPPDKKLSKIEILRLAICYISYLNHVLDV from the coding sequence ATGATGCTCAACTCCGATACCATGGAGCTGGACCTGCCTCCCACCCACTCGGAGACCGAGTCGGGCTTTAGCGACTGTGGGGGCGGACCGGGCCCCGATGGTACTGGATCCGGGGATCCGGGAGTGGTCCAGGTCCGGAGCTCAGAGCTTGGAGAGTCCGGTCGCAAAGACCTGCAGCACTTGAGCCGTGAGGAGCGCAGGCGCCGGCGCCGCGCCACGGCCAAGTACCGCACGGCACACGCCACGCGGGAGCGCATCCGCGTGGAAGCCTTCAACCTAGCCTTCGCCGAGCTGCGCAAGCTGCTGCCCACTCTGCCCCCGGACAAGAAGCTCTCCAAGATTGAGATCCTACGCCTGGCCATCTGCTATATCTCCTACCTGAACCACGTTCTGGACGTCTGA